In the genome of Streptomyces sp. P3, the window TCGCCAAGGTGGAGAAGCCGCAGGCGGTGGAGAACATGGAGGACGTCGTGATGGCGTTCGACGGTGTGATGGTCGCCCGTGGCGACCTCGCCGTCGAGTACCCGCTGGAGCGGGTCCCCATGGTGCAGAAGCGCCTGGTCGAGCTGTGCCGCCGCAACGCCAAGCCGGTGATCGTCGCGACCCAGATGATGGAGTCGATGATCACCAACTCCCGTCCGACCCGCGCCGAGGCCTCCGACGTGGCCAACGCGATCCTGGACGGCGCGGACGCGGTCATGCTGTCGGCCGAGTCGAGCGTGGGCGCGTATCCGATCGAGACCGTGAAGACGATGTCGAAGATCGTCACGGCGGCCGAGCAGGAGCTGCTCAGCAAGGGCCTGCAGCCGCTCGTGCCGGGCAAGAAGCCGCGCACGCAGGGCGGTTCGATCGCGCGTGCCGCGTGCGAGATCTCCGACTTCCTCGGCGGCCGGGGGCTGGTGGCGTTCACCCAGTCCGGCGACACCGCCCGCCGGCTCTCGCGCTACCGCGCGACCCAGCCGATCATCGCCTTCACCACCGACGAGGACACCCGCAACCAGCTGACGCTCAGCTGGGGCGTCGAGTCGCACATCGTGCCGTTCGTGGACACCACGGACGAGATGGTGGACATGGTCGACCAGCAGATCGCCAAGATCAACCGCTTCAACCCGGGCGACGTCGTCATCATCACCGCGGGCTCGCCCCCCGGCGTCCCCGGCACCACCAACATGCTCCGCGTCCACCACCTCGGCGGCGGCTCCCGCGACTGAGCAGGGGCGTGAAGGGCCCTGAACGCGCCGAGGGCGCCTCCTGTGACACAGGGGGCGCCCTCGG includes:
- the pyk gene encoding pyruvate kinase; the protein is MRRSKIVCTLGPAVDSHEMLVSLIEAGMNVARFNFSHGSHAEHQGRYDRVRAAAKETGRAIGVLADLQGPKIRLETFAEGPVELVRGDEFTITTDDVPGDKTICGTTYKGLPGDVSRGDQVLINDGNVELKVLDVEGPRVRTIVIEGGVISDHKGINLPGTAVNVPALSEKDIEDLRFALRMGADLVALSFVRDAKDVADVHRVMDEEGRRVPVIAKVEKPQAVENMEDVVMAFDGVMVARGDLAVEYPLERVPMVQKRLVELCRRNAKPVIVATQMMESMITNSRPTRAEASDVANAILDGADAVMLSAESSVGAYPIETVKTMSKIVTAAEQELLSKGLQPLVPGKKPRTQGGSIARAACEISDFLGGRGLVAFTQSGDTARRLSRYRATQPIIAFTTDEDTRNQLTLSWGVESHIVPFVDTTDEMVDMVDQQIAKINRFNPGDVVIITAGSPPGVPGTTNMLRVHHLGGGSRD